A window of Scomber scombrus chromosome 23, fScoSco1.1, whole genome shotgun sequence contains these coding sequences:
- the si:dkey-171c9.3 gene encoding uncharacterized protein si:dkey-171c9.3, with translation MQAVSADSRVPELTQEKTGMSASLKRSPEHVGALDKFAHNMADNIIQSFMGQIEMVESELKCRSSSFNQDRETLAEELASAVIEVALREVCKEQNTEDHVEGFQSARSVEVKMDGGQAENLNMDSSRHTKPCNPPLSQSGLPLLGSLDYPDAPPTTPLLPELERSRHSFARKLKGGLANEFLPSPPPPTPKDREDGSGAPIDDPRVALMEHLMSSLSTNDMSREYLEVGPQHGTMMEAFAESLSSDIIDWVLHAKSREQMVDASDLHLLAHQLAETIITSSIDEAKMLV, from the coding sequence ATGCAGGCGGTAAGTGCAGATTCAAGGGTGCCAGAGCTCACTCAAGAAAAAACTGGCATGTCTGCAAGCCTCAAGAGAAGCCCCGAACACGTTGGCGCTCTTGACAAATTTGCCCACAATATGGCTGACAACATAATACAGTCGTTCATGGGCCAAATAGAGATGGTGGAATCTGAGTTGAAGTGCCGCTCGTCCAGTTTCAATCAAGACCGGGAGACGTTAGCCGAAGAGTTAGCCTCGGCCGTGATTGAGGTTGCTTTGAGGGAAGTATGTAAAGAACAAAACACTGAGGATCATGTAGAAGGTTTCCAGAGTGCAAGATCAGTTGAGGTAAAGATGGATGGTGGACAGGCTGAAAACTTGAACATGGACTCTTCCAGACACACCAAGCCCTGTAACCCACCTCTATCCCAGTCAGGACTCCCCTTATTGGGATCTCTTGACTACCCCGACGCCCCCCCTACCACCCCACTCCTACCTGAGCTCGAGAGGAGCAGACACAGTTTCGCCCGGAAGCTGAAAGGAGGCCTTGCAAACGAGTTCCTGCCGTCCCCTCCTCCGCCAACCCCAAAAGACAGAGAGGACGGGTCAGGCGCTCCCATCGACGACCCACGGGTGGCGTTAATGGAGCATCTCATGTCCTCACTGTCTACAAATGATATGTCAAGAGAGTATCTTGAAGTAGGACCTCAGCATGGAACCATGATGGAGGCTTTTGCAGAGTCCCTCTCATCTGATATCATAGACTGGGTCTTGCACGCCAAAAGCAGAGAGCAAATGGTAGACGCTAGCGATCTTCATCTATTAGCCCACCAGCTGGCTGAAACCATCATTACCTCATCCATCGACGAAGCTAAAATGCTTGTCTAG